Proteins from a genomic interval of Candidatus Woesearchaeota archaeon:
- the ribA gene encoding GTP cyclohydrolase II — MGNLIIKKAEAGLSTEYGSFKIIVYETKEKDHHVALVKGDVRNKENVLVRVHSQCITGDVFKSLRCDCGEQLEKALSIIAEKGGVLLYLRQEGRGIGLLNKIKAYALQDRGMDTVEANEKLGFKADERDYTIGAQILVDLGLRTIRLLTNNPHKIKGLEKYGLKVADRIPLIVEPNKTNERYLKAKKEKLGHLMEDVGIVR, encoded by the coding sequence ATGGGGAACTTGATAATAAAAAAGGCTGAGGCGGGCCTTTCTACAGAATATGGATCTTTTAAGATAATAGTTTATGAAACTAAGGAGAAAGACCATCATGTTGCCTTAGTCAAAGGCGATGTTAGAAACAAGGAAAATGTCCTTGTAAGGGTGCATTCGCAATGCATTACAGGTGATGTTTTTAAAAGCTTAAGATGCGACTGCGGGGAGCAGCTGGAGAAAGCGCTTTCGATCATAGCTGAAAAAGGAGGAGTGCTGCTTTATCTGAGGCAGGAAGGAAGGGGGATCGGGTTGTTGAATAAGATCAAAGCCTATGCATTGCAGGACAGGGGAATGGATACAGTTGAAGCGAATGAAAAGCTTGGGTTTAAGGCAGATGAAAGGGATTATACAATCGGGGCGCAGATACTGGTTGATCTTGGCCTGAGAACAATAAGGCTGCTGACAAATAATCCGCACAAAATAAAAGGATTGGAGAAATATGGGCTGAAAGTTGCTGATAGAATTCCATTGATTGTTGAGCCAAATAAAACAAATGAAAGGTATCTTAAGGCTAAAAAAGAAAAACTGGGGCATTTGATGGAGGATGTTGGAATTGTAAGATAA
- a CDS encoding alpha/beta hydrolase — protein MTKKKTQILIIRGGMTFKSKKDYLHFLKTRKISIEEEIKWGDDYLKKKLGKEFEIIKPRMPLQDNAKYEEWKIHFERQFPHLRNNIILIGSSLGGIFLAKYLSENKFPKKILSTYLICPPFNDTLHGEDLVGGFKLKSDLSMIEKNSKNLNLLFSKDDPVVPVSHAKKYEKKLKNANIVIYKSKNGHFKISKFPEIIKMMKEDVKKK, from the coding sequence ATGACGAAAAAGAAAACTCAGATATTAATAATCCGTGGCGGAATGACTTTTAAAAGTAAAAAAGACTACTTACATTTTTTAAAAACCAGAAAAATATCAATTGAGGAAGAAATAAAGTGGGGCGATGATTATTTAAAGAAAAAATTAGGAAAAGAGTTTGAAATCATAAAACCACGCATGCCTTTACAAGATAATGCAAAATATGAAGAGTGGAAGATTCATTTTGAAAGACAATTTCCTCACTTGAGAAACAACATCATTTTAATTGGATCATCACTAGGCGGAATTTTTCTCGCAAAGTATTTATCAGAAAATAAGTTCCCTAAAAAAATATTGTCAACTTATTTAATTTGTCCGCCATTTAATGATACTTTACACGGAGAAGATTTAGTTGGCGGATTCAAACTTAAATCAGATTTATCGATGATTGAGAAAAATTCCAAAAACCTCAATTTATTATTTTCAAAAGATGACCCTGTTGTTCCAGTATCTCACGCTAAAAAATATGAGAAGAAACTAAAAAATGCAAATATTGTTATCTATAAAAGTAAAAATGGGCATTTTAAAATATCTAAGTTTCCAGAGATTATTAAAATGATGAAAGAGGATGTTAAAAAGAAATAA